In [Leptolyngbya] sp. PCC 7376, a genomic segment contains:
- the glcD gene encoding glycolate oxidase subunit GlcD, which produces MSQAIAFPENSATDWRWVQKRLTEIVGRNGVVRRKEEILTYECDGLSAYRQRPALAVLPRTTEEIAAITKFCHEQEIPWVARGAGTGLSGGALPLENGVLIVTARMREILNIDYDNHQITVQPGVINNWVTQAVSGAGFYYAPDPSSQSVCSIGGNIAENSGGVHCFKYGVTTNHVLQLKVVTPTGDIVTLGGRVPEMPGYDLMGVFVGSEGTLGIATEITLKILKKPEAICTLLADFTSIEAAGNTVAAIVSAGIIPAGMEIMDNFSINAVEDVVKLNCYPRDAESILLVEIDGMEAEVHAVKQRVKEICLAQGAREITTASDLETRMKLWKGRKSAFAAAGNISPDYFVQDGVIPRTKLAEVLTEINAIGDRHGYKIANVFHAGDGNLHPLILYNSAIPGDLENVEEIGGEILKLCVEMGGSISGEHGIGSDKKMYMADMFSDADLETMGYVRNAFNPKGLANPGKLFPTPRTCGESSKMVDVSKFKDNDLF; this is translated from the coding sequence ATGTCACAGGCGATCGCCTTCCCAGAAAATTCAGCAACTGATTGGCGATGGGTGCAAAAGCGACTCACGGAAATTGTCGGTCGTAATGGGGTGGTACGCCGCAAAGAAGAAATCTTGACCTATGAATGCGATGGTTTGAGTGCCTATCGTCAACGTCCAGCCCTTGCGGTTTTGCCGAGAACAACAGAGGAAATTGCGGCGATCACAAAGTTTTGCCACGAGCAAGAGATTCCTTGGGTAGCACGGGGAGCAGGCACAGGCTTATCGGGTGGCGCATTACCACTAGAAAATGGCGTGCTGATTGTCACTGCAAGGATGCGCGAGATTTTAAATATTGACTACGACAATCACCAAATCACTGTTCAGCCCGGCGTGATTAATAACTGGGTAACTCAGGCAGTGAGCGGTGCAGGGTTTTATTATGCCCCCGATCCCTCAAGCCAAAGCGTATGCTCTATCGGCGGCAATATCGCTGAAAATTCTGGTGGTGTCCACTGCTTTAAATATGGTGTCACCACCAATCATGTGTTGCAGCTCAAAGTGGTTACGCCCACAGGCGATATTGTGACCCTCGGTGGTAGAGTCCCTGAAATGCCGGGCTATGACTTGATGGGGGTTTTTGTGGGGTCGGAAGGCACTCTCGGCATTGCCACAGAAATCACTCTAAAAATCCTTAAAAAACCAGAAGCGATTTGCACGCTCCTTGCAGACTTCACTTCCATCGAAGCAGCAGGAAATACCGTAGCGGCGATCGTCAGCGCAGGTATCATTCCGGCGGGCATGGAAATTATGGACAACTTCAGCATTAATGCTGTCGAGGATGTGGTGAAACTAAATTGTTACCCTCGAGATGCAGAATCGATTTTGCTAGTGGAAATTGATGGTATGGAAGCGGAAGTTCACGCTGTCAAACAACGGGTTAAAGAGATTTGTTTGGCACAGGGGGCGCGGGAAATCACCACAGCGTCTGACCTTGAGACTCGTATGAAACTTTGGAAGGGTCGTAAGTCTGCCTTTGCCGCAGCGGGTAATATTAGTCCTGATTATTTTGTGCAAGACGGTGTCATTCCTCGCACAAAACTGGCAGAAGTACTCACAGAAATTAACGCGATTGGCGATCGCCACGGTTACAAAATTGCGAATGTTTTCCATGCTGGCGATGGTAATTTACATCCTCTAATCCTCTATAACAGTGCCATTCCGGGAGACCTCGAAAATGTGGAGGAGATTGGCGGCGAAATTCTCAAACTTTGCGTCGAAATGGGCGGCAGTATTTCCGGTGAGCATGGCATCGGCTCCGACAAAAAAATGTATATGGCCGATATGTTTAGCGACGCCGACCTCGAAACGATGGGCTATGTCCGCAATGCGTTTAACCCCAAAGGTTTAGCCAACCCCGGCAAATTATTTCCAACCCCTCGCACCTGTGGCGAATCCTCAAAAATGGTAGATGTAAGCAAGTTCAAAGATAATGATCTCTTCTAA
- a CDS encoding ATP-binding protein gives MKIQNLNTDIQENLSWREKLATIEQELNYTESLVYLDQIQATGCLLILQLPEFTIIQASENTPEYLGLEAEQLQGKHFRSLFTKKHINEIQKAIADAENPIQSLNPYVLTLKKSLANTAPNKKLLGEFQIDKDKLFIGLEAFTPLSGKMLEDLYSQLATGILRIRQTVNLEELYDALCEVFAEIIGYDRVMLYEFQEDDTGVVRAEIIPEGQESFLGLTYPAFDVPAQARALFRERGISLIADTLATPILVQGDEKFAISKMTLRSPSLCHCQYLANMEGIRGSIAIALTDENRLWGLIAGHHYSPRWLSPHIRKVCGLLRNVASLEISVKQKQAFAQYEQHIEAIETRIRQSLIASPQHFLEQLCNSLDQLLTLVSADGCVVRFDQTINSSGTAPSKAETLAFLDRIREKHSNDLYITDALERDDPDAHNFQQSFGGAIVITIGIDDIFCQLAWFRLPQTYTVNWGGHPQDTIIPKDADDLTALTPRTSFLLWQESVTGHSFPWAPVEIKAITNLRHSLIFAVLKQSQAVLQHSLEKAEVANIAKNEFLANMSHEIRTPMNAILGFTQLLETTDLDTEQQSYLESINYGGEQLLEIINDILDLSKLEAGELKLEEEEFSLTESFQRNHQLFSPSATKKGLKFILELEPNLPIVYGARIRVEQILINLIRNAIKFTEKGSIKVSLTRDHSQGGSSETIINLCVSDTGIGISEKDLDYIFDSFSQVDSAMNRYYEGTGLGLAICRKLTRLMGGKISVESELGVGSRFSVSLPFKITEDLRVEGIKTVDAPLDISSNLPKILMVEDNPLNQKLTQKMLQKFGLDCDIIADGNSAIAKLSEFPDYDVILLDCQLPGVSGYDIIDQLRDYEEARDLHTPVIGMTANAMTGDRERCIKAGMDDYLGKPFRISALKDILRIWIPQEKQPQDF, from the coding sequence ATGAAAATCCAAAATTTAAACACTGACATTCAAGAGAATTTATCGTGGCGCGAGAAACTAGCAACAATAGAGCAGGAACTTAATTACACCGAATCGCTAGTTTATCTTGATCAGATTCAAGCAACGGGATGTTTGTTAATTTTACAGCTGCCTGAGTTCACGATTATACAAGCTAGCGAAAATACACCTGAGTATTTAGGGTTAGAGGCGGAGCAACTCCAAGGTAAACACTTCAGATCATTATTTACAAAAAAACATATCAACGAGATTCAGAAGGCGATCGCCGATGCAGAAAATCCAATTCAATCCCTCAATCCTTATGTCCTCACCCTCAAGAAATCGTTAGCAAATACGGCTCCCAACAAAAAATTACTTGGAGAATTTCAGATCGACAAAGATAAACTCTTTATCGGATTAGAAGCTTTCACTCCTCTCTCAGGAAAAATGCTGGAGGATCTTTATAGTCAATTAGCGACAGGTATCCTCCGCATTCGCCAGACAGTTAACCTAGAAGAACTCTACGATGCCCTTTGCGAGGTATTTGCTGAAATCATCGGCTATGACCGAGTAATGTTATACGAATTTCAGGAAGATGACACGGGCGTTGTTCGGGCTGAAATTATTCCAGAAGGCCAGGAATCTTTTCTCGGCTTAACCTATCCAGCCTTCGATGTGCCAGCCCAAGCGAGGGCTTTGTTTAGAGAACGGGGCATCAGCCTCATTGCGGATACTCTAGCCACCCCAATTTTGGTACAAGGAGATGAAAAATTTGCAATTAGCAAAATGACACTTCGTTCTCCCAGTCTCTGTCATTGTCAGTATCTCGCAAACATGGAAGGAATTCGAGGTTCCATCGCGATCGCCTTGACTGATGAAAACCGATTATGGGGCTTAATCGCAGGACACCATTACAGTCCCCGGTGGCTTAGCCCCCATATTCGCAAAGTTTGTGGGTTGCTCAGAAATGTGGCATCCCTAGAAATTTCAGTTAAACAAAAACAAGCTTTTGCCCAATACGAACAACACATTGAAGCCATCGAAACCCGTATTCGCCAAAGCTTAATTGCTTCTCCTCAACATTTTCTTGAACAGCTTTGCAATAGTCTCGATCAACTCCTCACACTCGTTTCTGCCGATGGCTGCGTCGTGCGCTTCGACCAAACCATCAACTCTAGTGGTACGGCACCCAGTAAAGCTGAGACACTTGCATTTTTAGATCGGATTAGAGAAAAACATAGTAATGATCTTTACATCACAGATGCCTTAGAACGTGATGATCCCGATGCCCACAACTTTCAACAGTCTTTTGGGGGAGCAATCGTGATTACTATTGGCATCGACGATATCTTTTGCCAATTAGCATGGTTTCGCTTACCCCAAACTTACACAGTGAATTGGGGTGGTCATCCCCAGGACACCATAATTCCCAAAGATGCAGATGACCTCACCGCACTGACCCCACGCACATCTTTCTTGTTGTGGCAAGAATCGGTCACAGGCCATAGTTTTCCTTGGGCACCAGTGGAAATTAAAGCAATTACGAATCTCCGCCATAGTCTCATCTTTGCTGTACTCAAACAGTCTCAAGCTGTCTTACAACATTCCCTAGAAAAAGCTGAAGTCGCGAACATCGCAAAAAATGAATTTTTGGCAAATATGAGCCATGAAATTCGCACACCGATGAATGCAATTTTAGGTTTTACCCAGCTTTTAGAAACAACGGATTTAGATACCGAACAACAAAGTTATTTAGAATCAATTAATTATGGCGGCGAACAATTATTAGAAATAATCAACGATATTTTAGATCTTTCTAAACTTGAAGCTGGAGAGCTAAAACTTGAGGAAGAAGAATTTTCATTAACTGAATCTTTCCAAAGAAATCATCAATTGTTCTCACCCTCTGCCACTAAGAAAGGATTAAAGTTCATCTTAGAGCTGGAGCCTAATTTACCCATTGTCTATGGCGCACGTATAAGGGTAGAGCAGATTTTAATAAATCTAATTCGTAATGCTATTAAATTTACGGAGAAAGGTTCGATCAAGGTTTCTTTAACGCGAGATCATAGTCAGGGTGGTTCCTCAGAAACGATCATCAATCTTTGTGTTTCTGATACTGGCATTGGTATTTCTGAGAAAGATTTAGATTATATTTTTGACTCATTTAGTCAAGTTGATAGTGCCATGAACCGCTACTACGAGGGTACAGGTCTTGGTCTCGCAATTTGTCGCAAGCTAACTCGCTTGATGGGCGGTAAAATAAGTGTAGAAAGTGAACTTGGGGTTGGGTCTCGCTTCTCGGTTTCTCTCCCTTTTAAAATCACCGAAGATCTGCGAGTAGAGGGAATAAAGACAGTGGATGCTCCGCTAGATATTTCAAGTAATCTTCCGAAAATATTGATGGTTGAGGATAATCCTTTAAACCAAAAGCTGACTCAAAAAATGCTTCAAAAGTTTGGTTTGGACTGCGATATTATTGCAGACGGAAATTCGGCGATCGCCAAGTTATCTGAGTTTCCAGATTACGATGTGATTTTGCTGGATTGTCAGCTCCCTGGTGTGAGTGGCTACGACATTATTGACCAGCTTAGGGACTATGAAGAGGCTCGCGACTTGCATACACCAGTCATTGGGATGACGGCAAATGCAATGACAGGCGATCGCGAGCGATGTATTAAGGCTGGGATGGATGATTATTTAGGGAAACCTTTTAGAATCAGTGCCTTGAAAGACATCTTAAGAATCTGGATACCGCAGGAAAAACAGCCTCAAGATTTTTAA
- a CDS encoding transposase: MAYVSKHYDHWYRSAESKCYPQKNYRYQERDESLRQAFRQQLHGLAPERLVYVDDSVFQYTLEYHYGYCHRSEYFYADKPAHRTERLSVIGAWHQKEVIAPMVTKGYINSAVFCQWFKAYLVPELLPGQMVILDNIKTNGWMHCWNASEKKQGKEINIRGFPVHKKVKLFRVMVSPRRTEFVVTNDYTYRVSLVLF, translated from the coding sequence ATGGCCTACGTCAGTAAGCACTACGACCATTGGTATCGCTCTGCGGAGTCAAAATGTTACCCGCAAAAAAACTATCGATACCAAGAGCGAGATGAATCATTGAGGCAAGCCTTTCGACAACAGCTTCATGGTTTGGCACCAGAACGTTTGGTGTATGTGGATGACAGTGTATTTCAATATACCCTCGAGTATCACTATGGTTACTGCCATCGCTCAGAATATTTTTATGCTGACAAACCGGCCCATCGTACGGAACGATTGAGTGTGATAGGAGCATGGCATCAAAAGGAGGTTATTGCTCCGATGGTGACTAAAGGCTACATCAATAGTGCAGTGTTTTGTCAGTGGTTTAAAGCTTACCTAGTGCCAGAGTTATTACCTGGTCAAATGGTCATTCTGGACAACATAAAGACAAACGGGTGGATGCACTGCTGGAATGCATCTGAGAAAAAGCAAGGGAAAGAGATTAACATTCGAGGCTTTCCAGTTCATAAAAAAGTGAAACTGTTCCGGGTTATGGTATCACCACGCCGGACGGAATTCGTCGTTACTAATGACTATACTTATCGTGTGAGCTTGGTTTTATTTTAG
- the argJ gene encoding bifunctional ornithine acetyltransferase/N-acetylglutamate synthase encodes MADWQKISGSVTAPKGFRAAGITAGLKPSGAPDLALIVSDSEAITAGVFTQVEVRAACVKYCRKQLQKKASSRAILCNAGQANAATGEQGWQDAVECAELVAKELNITPQAVQVASTGVIGQRIKMDAMRSGIPQVVAALSAEGGDDASKAIVTTDLVPKAIALETMIDDRSVRIGGICKGSGMIHPNMATMLGFVTCDAAVSTQLWQEMLSRAIDKSFNQITVDGDTSTNDCVIAMANGQSRTTAITEAGSANAKKLEAMLTEVCQHLAKSIARDGEGATCLMEIQVSGAIDDASARKIARTIAGSSLTKSAIFGRDPNWGRIAAAAGRAGMSFNQDDLKINLGDFQLMSEGQPLEFDRDAASQYLKDRADGEYLVDDTVLIAVSVGEGNGSGTAWGCDLSYDYVRINAEYTT; translated from the coding sequence ATGGCAGATTGGCAAAAAATTTCAGGTAGTGTGACCGCCCCCAAAGGCTTTCGAGCTGCTGGCATCACAGCAGGGCTCAAACCCTCTGGTGCACCAGATCTCGCGCTGATTGTATCCGATAGCGAAGCGATCACCGCAGGGGTCTTTACCCAAGTAGAAGTACGCGCTGCCTGTGTCAAATATTGCCGTAAACAACTCCAAAAAAAGGCCAGTAGCCGTGCCATTCTCTGCAATGCAGGTCAAGCGAATGCTGCGACCGGTGAACAAGGTTGGCAAGATGCTGTCGAATGCGCAGAACTCGTCGCCAAAGAATTAAATATTACGCCCCAAGCGGTTCAAGTTGCGTCAACAGGCGTCATCGGACAACGGATCAAAATGGATGCGATGCGATCTGGTATTCCGCAAGTGGTTGCAGCGCTCTCGGCAGAAGGGGGAGATGATGCATCCAAAGCCATTGTGACCACAGATCTCGTCCCCAAGGCGATCGCCCTTGAGACAATGATCGATGACCGCTCCGTACGAATTGGCGGCATCTGTAAAGGTTCCGGCATGATTCACCCCAATATGGCGACAATGCTCGGTTTTGTCACTTGTGACGCTGCTGTTTCAACCCAACTCTGGCAGGAAATGTTATCCCGCGCCATCGATAAAAGCTTTAACCAAATCACGGTGGATGGCGATACTAGCACCAACGATTGTGTCATTGCGATGGCCAATGGCCAGTCCCGCACCACCGCGATTACCGAAGCAGGCTCAGCTAATGCGAAAAAGCTCGAAGCTATGCTCACTGAAGTCTGTCAGCACCTTGCCAAAAGTATTGCTCGCGATGGCGAAGGGGCAACTTGCCTGATGGAAATTCAAGTTTCTGGCGCTATCGATGATGCCTCTGCCCGGAAAATTGCGAGAACAATTGCGGGCTCCTCCCTTACCAAATCAGCGATCTTTGGTCGCGATCCAAACTGGGGCAGAATTGCAGCAGCAGCAGGAAGAGCGGGCATGTCCTTTAACCAAGACGATCTAAAAATCAACCTAGGTGATTTTCAGTTGATGAGTGAAGGACAACCTCTCGAATTTGATCGCGACGCAGCGAGTCAATATCTCAAGGATCGAGCTGATGGCGAATATTTAGTCGATGACACAGTTTTAATTGCAGTGTCAGTTGGTGAGGGTAATGGTTCTGGGACGGCTTGGGGCTGCGACCTAAGCTATGATTATGTGCGTATCAATGCCGAGTACACAACCTAG
- a CDS encoding putative colanic acid biosynthesis acetyltransferase yields MMRLDLYTVGSYSPGASLLKRLLWYFFGAVLVRSYLIPFSGLKVVLLRLFGATIGQGVRIKPGVRVKFPWRLVIGDFVWIGEDAWLDNLAPITIGDHVCISQGVYLCTGNHDWSAPEFSLKTQAIAIESDSWLAAGARVAPGVTIGKGAILALGAIALKPLEPMMIYQGNPAIAVRQRQIRELSPSEISISTTE; encoded by the coding sequence ATGATGAGATTAGATTTATATACCGTTGGTTCCTATTCTCCGGGAGCTTCTCTCTTAAAAAGATTACTTTGGTATTTTTTTGGAGCTGTGCTGGTGCGGAGCTATTTGATACCATTCTCTGGGCTCAAGGTTGTCCTCTTAAGGTTGTTTGGAGCAACTATTGGACAGGGAGTGCGTATTAAGCCAGGTGTAAGAGTTAAGTTCCCTTGGCGATTAGTTATTGGAGATTTTGTTTGGATTGGTGAGGATGCGTGGCTTGATAATCTGGCCCCGATTACGATTGGCGACCATGTGTGTATTTCTCAAGGAGTGTATCTTTGCACAGGAAATCATGATTGGTCTGCGCCAGAATTTTCGCTGAAAACCCAGGCGATAGCCATTGAATCAGATAGTTGGTTGGCGGCAGGAGCACGAGTTGCGCCGGGAGTAACTATCGGCAAAGGGGCAATTTTAGCTTTGGGAGCTATTGCACTGAAACCCCTTGAACCTATGATGATTTATCAGGGTAATCCGGCGATCGCCGTTAGGCAAAGACAGATTAGAGAATTAAGCCCATCCGAAATTTCAATTTCCACAACTGAGTGA